CGACCTCGATCGCCTCCATCCCCCACTTCGTCCCGTCGGGGATTCCGACCACCGTCTCGAACAGCCGGTACTCGAGGAACGCGCCGCCGAGTGCCATCGTGACGATGCCGACGCCGAGGAAGATCACGACGCCGCCGGCGACCAGCCCGGTGACGACGGAGTTCCGGAGCCACTCGCGGGTCGGCTCGATGCCGAAGGCGAACGCGAGCATCAGAACTGTCACGCCGATGATCGCCCCGCCCTGGAAGCTCCCGCCGGGGGTGTCCGCGCCGTGGAGCGAGAGGAACAGCCCGTAGGTGAGCACGAACGGCGCGACGAGCTTCACCGCCGTCAGAATCACCTGGCTCTCGACGTAGGTGTCGTCGTAGCCGTCGCCGCGGCTCATCGAGCGGTCGGCCCGGGCCATCAGGCGAACGCCTCCCGGTTGAGCACCAGCAGCGTGGCGATCCCGGCGGCGAAGACGACGACCGCCTCGCCGAAGGTGTCGAAGCCGCGGTAGGCCGCGAGCACCGCCGTCACGGCGTTCTGGACGCCGGTGTCCGCCCACGTGTTCTGGATGTAGTACTGGGTGACCTCGGGGTTCGACCAGACCGGGGCTGCCGGGTCGCCCACGGCGGGGACCTCGGGGATCGTCGAGAGCAACACCAGCGCGAGCGCCCCGACGGCGATCAGCCCGGGAAGGTGGATCTCCTCGAAGAGGTCGTCGCTCGCGGGCCGACTCGTCTTCGCGATGGTGAGAAGGAGCAGTATCGAGGTGACCCCGGCCCCGATCGCCGCCTCGGTCATCGCGACGTCGGGTGCTAAGAGGAACGTGTAGAGGATCGCCATTCCCAGGCTGTAGGCGGCGAATACGATGATCGCCGAGAGTACGTCCCGAAAGAGCGCGGTGGCGACGGCGGTGATGACGACGAAGACCACGAGCGTGCCTTCGAGCGGGGTCACCGCTTCTCACCCCCGTCGGTTCGCGACTCGCCCTCGGGAGTCCACGGTTCGATCCCCGACTCCGAGGCGGCCCGGGCGATGGCGTGAGCCGCGGTCGGGTTCGTGATGAAGACGAAAAAGAGCAACAGCACGGTGTAGACCGTCGCGTGCTGCCAGCCCAGCGCGAGGGCGACCGCGGCGAGCGCGAGGCCCGCGCCGAGGGTGTCGGTCTGGGAGGCGGTGTGCGCGCGGGCGTAGACGTCGGGCAGGCGCAGGACGCCCACGGCGGAGACGAACGTGAAGAACAGCCCCCCGACGAGGAGGATGATGATCGCCCAGAACCGGAGCGTCTCGATCACAGCACACCCCCCCGCTCGACGGTGAACTTCGAGATGGCGACGGCCATCAGGAAGTTGAGCAGCGCGTAGATCAGCGCGACGTCGAGGAACCACGGCTGGTCGAGACCCGCGGCGAGCAGCGCGAGGATCACCACCGTGTTCGTCCCGAGGACGTTCACCGCGAGCACGCGGTCCTGGACCGTCGGCCCGGCGACCGCCCGGTAGAACATCGCGATGGCGAGGACGACGAACAGCGCGGCGGCGAACAGGAAGATCTCCGAGACGACCATCAGCGATCGTCCCCCTGGAGGATCTCCGTGTCACCGCGCTCTCTCGGCGTGGCGATGGTCGCGGCCTCGCGACCGTAGAAGACGAACCGGACCGCGCGTTCGAGCCCACCGTCGAAGAGGTCCTCTCGCGCCTCTGCGATCAGCGTGTGGACGACGAGTCGCTGGTCGTTCGCTCTCACCGTCAGGGTGCCCGGCGTGAGCGTGATGCTGTTCGCGAGCGTCATCAGCGGGAGGCCGCTCCGCACCGCGGCGTTGACCCGCGTGAGCTTCGGGTCGATCGGCATCGACGGCCGGAGGATCACGAGCGAAATCGCCAGGTTCGCCTTCACGATCTCGAACAGCAGGTACGGGACGTAGACCATCCCCCGGAGCACGCGGGCCGGCGTTCGCGTCGGGTGCAGCGGCGTCGAGAACGTGACCTGCGAGAGGGTGACGGCGACGATCGTCGCGCTCGCCGCGCCGGTGATCAGGTCGAAGGGGTAGGTCGGATCGCCCAGGATCAGGTAGAAGAGATAGGAGACGGCGAAGAGGCCGACGAACCGGCTCCGGCCGCCCGGACCGAGAAACCGTGCGTGACGGGCCGAGCGCTCGACGGGTGCCTCGGACCACTCGACGCCGGCAGCCGTGAGCTGGCCTTCGAGCGGCTGGAGCATCGGCGCGGTCGCGCCGGGGCGGTACTCCGGGTCGAGGATCACCCGGTCGATCCCACGCTCCTCGACGTAGGCCTCGATCGCCTCCGCGTAGTCGCGGGGGCCGAAGAGGTACTCGTCGGCTCCGAGCAGGGCGGTCTCGACCGTGAGCGTGTCGTCGGAGGCCTCGGCAGCCCAGGCCTCCGCCCGAGCTAGTAGGCGCCGGGCCTCCTCGGCGGAGGCCGTCCCCTCGGGGACGTCGGCCTCGTAGGCGAGCGCGAACGCCAGGTGGAGTTCGCCGCCGGTCTCGAGACAGGCGGAGACGGCGTGATCGACGGTCTGCCGGGCCGTCACCGAGTTCGATATCGGAACGAGGAGTCGTTCGTGGCCCGACCCCTCGCTCCCGTCACGGTCGCTCATTACCCGTGACAAGCAAGACTCCTCGCAAAACGATTTCGTTCTTCGGCTGTCAGGGTCGCTAGGCGAGTTCTCCGGCGAGTTTCGCCGCGACCGCCTCGCCCACCGCCCACTTCGTACCCTCGCACTCGGTCGCGTCGTCCCCGGTCACGAGCAGGACCCGCGAGTCCTCGGCGCCCATCACGCTCGCGTCGTTCGCGACGACAAAGGCGAGTTCCACCCGGGTGAGCGTCTCGCGAGCGGTCGCGATCAGGTCGTCGTCGTCGCCGCCGGTCTCGGCCTTGAAGCCGACGATCGGCAGGTCCGGGTGGCGCTCTCGCACCGCGTCGATCAGTTTCGGGGTGGGCGAGAGGTCGAGCGAGAGCCCCTCCTGTCCGGACCGGATCTTCTCCGTGGCTGTCTCGACCGCGTAGTCGCCGACCGCCGCGACCGAGAGCAGCGCGTCGGCCCCATCGACCGCCGAGAGCGTCGCCTCGCGCATCTCTTCCTCGGACTCGACCTCCTGGACCTCGGCGAACGCCGGTCTCGGGAACTCGGCACCGAGGGGGTGCGGCCCGACCGGGCCGTGGACGAGCGTCACGTCCGCGCCCACGACGTAGCAGGCCCGGGCGACCTGCCTCCCCGTCCGCCCGGACGACCGATTCGTGAGCACCCGCACCGGGTCTATCGGTTCGACCGTCGCCCCGCTCGTGATCACGACCTCCCTCCCGGCGAGCGGTCGGTCGCCCACTGCCCGCGCCACGTCGAGACAGATCGCGTCCTCGCTCGCCACCTTCGCCTTCCCCTCCTCGATCCTCGGGTCGACGAACGAGACGCCCCAGGACTCGACCCGGGCGATGGCGTCGAGAACCCCGGGGTGGTCGTACATCGGCTCGTGCATCGCGGGGGCGATCACGACCGGGAGTCCGGAGCCGAGCGCCGTCGTCGCGGTGGTCGTCACGGGCGTGTCGTCGATCGCGCTCGCGATCTTCCCGACCGTGTTCGCCGTGGCAGGCGCGATCAGGAGGACGTCCGCCCAGCCGTCGTAGCCACAGAGCTCGACGTGTTCGACGCTCCCGGTTATCTCGGTCGTCACCGGGTGCCCGGTCGCGAACTCGACAGCCCACGGGTGGACGATCCCCCGGGCACTGTGGCTCATCACGGCCCGCACCGACGCGCCGCGTCGGCGGAGTTCGTGTGCGAGTTCGACCACCTTCACCGCGGCGATCGACCCCGTGACGCCGAGTGCGACGTTGGCTCCCGAGAGCATGTCTCGGCATTTTCTCTATGGGGGATTAAACGTGCCTACCGCGTCGTCCCCTCTCGCCGACCCGCTCCGGTAGAGAATACTGTCGTCCGTCCAGGGACTAAACTTCTAACCGTAGATTAAGGTCAAGTAATGAGTCACCATGATTGATACAACTCCCCTGCGAACCGGGATGGGGCCCGGGCGAAGTGGGAGACGAGGCTACCATGAGTGACAACCACGTCAACAGACGGACGGTACTCGGTGCGGTTGGAACGACGGTCGTCGGCGGGATGCTCGCGACGGGCAGCGCCGCGGCCGAAGGACACGCGGAGACGTTCTCCGCGGAGCTGACGGGCGCGGCGGAGGTCCCGCCGGTCGAGACGAACGCGAGCGGACGGGCCACGTTCGAGGTGGCAGAAGACGGCTCGGCGGTCCACTTCCAGGTGTACATCGACTGTATCCAGAACGTGACACAGGGCCATATCCATCTGGGTGCCGAGGGGGAGAACGGGCCGGTGGTCGTGTGGCTCTACCCGCAGGACACCCGCGAGCCGACGTTGCTCGAGGGCGTCCGACGCGACTTCGTCCTCGCGGAGGGCACCCTCACCGAGGAGGACCTGGTCGGCGACTTCGAGGGCGAGTCCCTCGGATCGCTCGCGGAGGCGATGCGCGAGGAGGACGTCTACGTCAACATCCACTCCGAGCAGAACCCCGCGGGCGAGATCCGGGGACAGATCGTCCCCGACGAGGAGGCCGAGGTGACAGAGGTCGAGGAGCCGGAAGAGCTGCCGGAGGAAGAAGATCCGGACGAAGAGGAAGAACCAGAGGAAGAGCCGGATGAGGGGCCGATCAGCACCGCCGACGAAGCACAGGGCTCGATCGCGGTAACGGAGCGGAACGTCAACGTGGGTCAGTTCAACCCAGACGAGGAGTACATCACCTTCCAAAACACGGGCGACCGCCCGATCGACATGACTGGCTGGTACCTCCGAGATCGGTTCGACTCCGGTGTAGTCGACAGCCGTGGCGATCCCCGATTCCAGTTCCCCAGGTTCGTTCTGGAGCCCGGTGCGGAAGTGAGCGTCTATAGCGGGGTCGGGAACGACGACGACGAGAACCTCTACTGGGGACTGACAGGGCAGAACGTCTGGCTGGTGCAGGGAGACGTGATCATTCTCAAGGACGCGAACCTGGACATCGTCCTTGAAGACGAGTACGGCAACCCGCCGAACTCCATTCGGTTCGTCTTCTCCGTGCTCCGGTCGCTCTTCGCGTAGATTCCCTCGGTGTTGTTCTTTCGGAACGCCGAATCGATGCTCCGATTCCAGAAGAGCACCCCAACTCGGGCGTACAGCGCTGCTTATCGATGTGGAGACTGCACGCAGAAGCCGTTTCCTTCGGGATCGCGCATGACGGTCCAGGTCTCGGTATAGGGGCCGGTGGTCTCCGTTTTCGTCTCGACGACCGTCGCTCCCAACTCGGTCAGCCGCTCGATCTCGGCGTCAGGATCCTCGGTGTCGAGGTCGAGGTGGATCGGAATGTGTTCGGGGGACGACCGTGGCATCTTCTTGAAAAACAGGCGGGGTCCACGGCCCGCTGGATCGACGGCCGCAGCGGCTGCGTTGAGATCACCGCCTTCGGCTTCTATGGCCTCACGGAGTTCTGGCGGGGCCTCCTGTAGCTCGTAGTCGACTGCTCCCGCCCAGAACTCGGCGAGGGTCTCGGGGTCGTCACACGCGAACGTTATGTTGCCGATCGACGCCATGACAGTGTGTCATCATATACCACCAAATCTGTTACTGCCACCTCGTCACCTCGGTTTCCCAGGACGAACACCGGTCGGAACCTGCATATTCCATCCGTGCTCTATTCTCGGACCCTATTCGGTACGTCCTCCGAACGACCTCCGTACCCGATAGAACGGCCACCGTTCTATTCGCAGCGGTTGTGAGCACCTGGTTCACCAGCCGATGGGTGAAACCAACCCAACCGTTGCGCATTGAGGACGGGGCGGAGGCGCTGGACGCAGTCACCGGAGAGAGGCGCTCGCTTCCCGACCACGACGGGACTGTTTCGGAGACGAGTCCGGGGAGCCAACGGACGGACGGCGACGGAATGACATTCGTACACCGACGGTACGTTCCGTTTCTGATGGATGGATAAATCGTAAATCGAGCGACCGGGCCACCGCCACGCAACACGCCAATCCCTCGCCACAGGCCGTTTGACCCCGATATTCCGGAGAGCAGGCGAAAAAGTATTTCTCATTGTCGATCGTGTAGATTTGCTATGGCTTACATCGAGACGGCCGACGGCGTTCCGCTGTACTACGACGAACGCGGCGAGGGCGAGACGGTCGTGCTGGTCCACGGCTGGAGCTGCGACTCGGAGTTCTGGTGGCAGAAGAATGCCGACGCGCTCGCGGCCGACCACCACCTCGTCACCTACGACCTCCGGGGCCACGGCCTCTCCGGGAAGACCGACGACGGTCACAGCATGTCCGGCTACGCGGCGGACCTCGAGTTCCTGATGGAGGAACTCGACCTCTCGGACGTGACGCTCGTCGGCTGGTCGATGGGCGTCCCGGTCATCCTGACCTACCTGGAGGAGGTCGGCGACGAGCGGGTGCTGGCGCTCGGGCTGATCGACCAGACCCCGAAGTTCTTCACCGACGACGAGTGGGAGTTCGGGCTCATGGGCGAGTTCTCCGAGGAGGGGATGGAGGGACTCGCCGACGGGATCGAGGCCGACCGAGCCGAGACGGCCAAGCCGGTCATCCAGGCGTTCTTCGGCGAGCCGCGCTCGGACGAGGAGCTCGCGGAGATGTACGCCCGGACGACGCTGACCCCGAGTTCCGTCGCGGCGTCGCTGCTCAGAGACTTCTTTCCCATGGACTTCAGGGAGCAGCTCGCCGAACTCGCGCTCCCGACGCTGCTCTGTTACGGCGAGCAGAGCGTGGTCTTCCCCGGCCCACTCGGCGAGTGGATGCACGAGCAGATCCCAGACTCCGAACTCGTGCTCTTCGACGAGAGCGGTCACAGCCCGTTCTGGGAGGAGCCCGAGAAGTTCAACGAGAGCCTGAGCGGGTTCGTGAGAGGGGTCGCGGAACGCGAAGCGGTGAATGCGGACTGAGGCGGTGAAGACGGACCGAGATGGCGATCCCCGTCCGAGCCGAGCGGACGGTCCCGGCCGTCGTGTGAGACCGGCCCGTCCCCGTTCGTGGTTCGCTGTCTGTAGGCGGGTTTCCCCGGGATAACGAGTCGTTACTCCGAACCGACGCACGGTCGAGGAGGCTGTCGTGGTGGAAAGCCGATCGTTCGGCCGGCGACGGAGATCCGCTCGCCGGTTCCGTCGCTACCGGCGGCCGCGTTCGAGGATCGCACCGTCCTCGCCGACGGCCACGTCGAGCGCCGTACCCGCGATGACGACGTCCTGCAGGTCGGCCGCCGTCGGCGTCCCGTCCTCGTCCCAGCCGTAGAGCGTCCACGAGACCGTCGTCCCACTGCCTCCGGCCGCGACGCCCCGGTCGCGCCCGCGGTCGATCCCCGAGAGCGCCTCCTCGCCGGCGTCGAGCTTCGTCCAGACGGCGCCGTTGAACCGGAAGACCGAGCCGTCGCCGCCCGCGGCGGTCACGTCGTCGCTCTCCTCGGCTGCGACGTCGTTCATCGCGACGGAGCCGCCGGAGACGCCGATCGTCTCCCAGTTCTCGCCGGCGTCGTCGCTGCGGAACACCTCCGAGTTCGTGTCCGAGGCGTAGACGGTGTCGCTCCCCGGGAGGAACGACGCGCCGGCGATGCTGGAACCCCCGCCGGGTTCGACGACCTGGCCCCACTCGACATCGTCACCGGTGTACTCGCCGGGCAGCGCCTCGCCGGAGCCGTTGAGCAGGACGATCCGTTCCTCGCCGGCATCGCCGCCGACAGCGACGGCCCCCCAGGTGCTCGTCTTCTCCTCCACGTCGCCGTCGCTCCCCTCGACCTCCGGTGCGGTGTAGTCGGCGAGTTCGTCCTCTCCGACGTCGTAGCGGCCGATCGCACCGCTCCCGCCGGCCACCCAGACCGCGTCGCCATCCTCCGTGGCGGCCGCGTCGTTGAGCGGGTTCGACCCCCCCGACGGGCCGTCCTCCCTGACGACGAACCAGTCGCCGTCCTCGCGTCGGAGGATCCGACCCTCCTCGCCGGCGGCGACCGGGACGGCTCCCGCAGCCACGCCGTAGAGAGCGCTCTGAACCGGTGAATCGACCTCGTTCCACGTGCGATCGGCGAGCCGCAGCGGCGAGACGTCGAACAGTTCGAAGTCGTCGTCGCCGAACTCGGCGTTCGTCTGCGGAAGCGGCCCGCCGGTCACGTCGAAGTCGACGATCCGACCGGCGAGGTCGAAGACGTGTTCGTCGCCGTTTCCGAGCGTGCCCGTCACGGTGCATTCGTCGACGGTCGCGTCGTCCTCGCCCGTTTCGACCTCGACCTCACAGCCCTCGACGAGCTCGAGTTCGTAGTCGACCGACGCCGGGACGTCCTTCGTGAGCCGGAGTCGCTGGGGCAGGGCGGTGTAGTCCCCGCGCTCGACGGCCGTCCCGCCGGTCCCGACGGCCGCGTCCGGGAACTCCCCTACCGTGTCGAGATCGACACCGAACAGGTCGCCCTCACTCGGCTGGTCGATCCGCTCCCAGTCCGCTTCATCGTCGGAAACCGTTCGTTCGTACATGTAGCCGCTCGCGCCGACCGCGAGGCCGTCCTCGCCGTCCCTGGAGACTGCGAACACCGTCTCGCTGCCGACGTCGTAGTCCCGCCAGACGGTTCCGTCGTACTCGTAGACGAAACCGTTGCTCGCTACGACGGAAACGTCGTCCTGGTCGACGACCGCGAGGTCCTGCAGTTCCTCCTCCGCCGACTGGACGCCGACCCCCTCCCACGACGCCCCGCCGTCGGTCGTCTCGTAGACGGCACCCTCGGAGTCACAGACGAACCCCTCATCGCGCGAAAGGAACGAGACGCCGTTGATCGTCGTCCCGGCACCGGGTTCGACGACCGTACCCCAGTCCACGCCGCCGTCCTCCGTCACGTCACCGGGGAGCACCTCACCGGAGCCGTTCGCGAGCACGACGCGCTCTTCGCCCGCGGGCCCGGCCGCCGCCAGTGCGGTCCACGTACTCGTCTTCTCGCCCTCCTCGTCCTCCGGACTCGGCCCGGAGTAGTCGGTCACCTCGTTCCGGAGGGTGTCGTACCGCCCGACGACGCCGCTGCCACCACAGAACCAGACGTGCCGGCCGTCGTCGGTGGCGGCGACGTCGTTCAGTTCGTTCGCGTCGGTCGTCGGCCCCGTCTCGAGGACCGCCTCCCAGCCGGTGGTCCGTCGGACGAGGACCAGACCCCCTTCGCCGACGGCGTACGGCCCCTCGCGAGTCCCGACCACCCCGGAGAGGGTCGCATCGGTGGGGGTCGGCACGTCCGCCCAGTCGGCGCCCGTGGCGACCGCCTGCCCCGCCAGCGTCGTACTTGCCGCCGCGATGCCGGTGAGCTTGATGAACGTCCGTCGGTCGGTATTCATCGTTCGCCGGCGATGAGGACCGCCACCACCGGAAAAGTGCGTCCTGCACGTGAAGGCGATGCGAGACGTTCCCGTACGGCACGGCCAGCCGAGACGACTACCGGTCCTCCCGAGTCTACCGGATCGGCCGTAGCGGCCCCACGTCTCCGATTTCCTCGACCGAGGGGGAGGGGACCACGTTCGCGAGGTGGTACGTCGTCACGGGTGAGGTGTTCCGGAGGGCCGTACGGGTTCGCGTTCGTCTGCCGGGCGAGGCTATACCCGTCCGCCCGGGCTACGTGGGGACATGGGAGACGACGATCTCGAACTCGACGAGGACATCGGCGAGGCGACCATCGTGTACGAACACCCCGAGGAGGGCACCGTCGAACAGGAGGTCCCGAACGAGCACATCGCGTACTTTCAGGACCACTGGCTGATCAAGACGGGCGAGGACGAGGACGGTCGCGACCTCGTCCGACGGATCCCCGCACAGCGGGTCCACTACGTCGAGCGGACCGTCGAGCGGTTCGAGGAGGAGGTGAAGACCCTGCGGGACCAGGTCCAGTCGTTCGCCAAGGACATCCGGACGAAGCTCCCGGTCGGCGGCGCACGCGGTGGTCAGGGCGGGGCGGACGACGGGTCGGTCCACCGGATCGACGTGGAGTTCGACGACGACGAGGACCACCCGAGAGAGCCCTGAACGGGCCGAGGAGTCCCGTAGGGTCGTACGGACTGCTGTCCCTGTGGTCCGCTCGCTCGGAGAGGCTGGTACCGGAACGGACGGAGGGCAGTCAGTATCAGGGAGCGCACCGCGGTTCGGCCCGGAGGACCGGGCCGCGAGAGGGACATAGCTTATGCCACTGGATCGCACAGCCAGAGCCGTGTCCGAGGAATCGCCGTCGACGGAGCTTCGACTCCCCACCGACACGCAGCAGTTCGCGTTAGTCACCGAGATCCGGGACGGTGGGCACGCGAGGCTTCGCTGTGCCGATCGGATCGAGCGGACCGGGAAGGTGCCCGTCCGGCTCAGAAACCGGGTCTGGATCCGCGAGGGGGATCTCGTGCTGGTCGAGCCGTGGGGCTGGGAGAGCGAGAAAGCCGAGATCGTCTGGCGCTACACCGACCGGAACGCGGAGCGTCTCCGGAGCGACGGCCACGTCTCGCTGTAACGACGAGCGCCGTCGCTGGTCGTGTAGCCTGC
This region of Halalkalicoccus sp. CGA53 genomic DNA includes:
- a CDS encoding CHRD domain-containing protein — translated: MSDNHVNRRTVLGAVGTTVVGGMLATGSAAAEGHAETFSAELTGAAEVPPVETNASGRATFEVAEDGSAVHFQVYIDCIQNVTQGHIHLGAEGENGPVVVWLYPQDTREPTLLEGVRRDFVLAEGTLTEEDLVGDFEGESLGSLAEAMREEDVYVNIHSEQNPAGEIRGQIVPDEEAEVTEVEEPEELPEEEDPDEEEEPEEEPDEGPISTADEAQGSIAVTERNVNVGQFNPDEEYITFQNTGDRPIDMTGWYLRDRFDSGVVDSRGDPRFQFPRFVLEPGAEVSVYSGVGNDDDENLYWGLTGQNVWLVQGDVIILKDANLDIVLEDEYGNPPNSIRFVFSVLRSLFA
- the coaBC gene encoding bifunctional phosphopantothenoylcysteine decarboxylase/phosphopantothenate--cysteine ligase CoaBC, which gives rise to MLSGANVALGVTGSIAAVKVVELAHELRRRGASVRAVMSHSARGIVHPWAVEFATGHPVTTEITGSVEHVELCGYDGWADVLLIAPATANTVGKIASAIDDTPVTTTATTALGSGLPVVIAPAMHEPMYDHPGVLDAIARVESWGVSFVDPRIEEGKAKVASEDAICLDVARAVGDRPLAGREVVITSGATVEPIDPVRVLTNRSSGRTGRQVARACYVVGADVTLVHGPVGPHPLGAEFPRPAFAEVQEVESEEEMREATLSAVDGADALLSVAAVGDYAVETATEKIRSGQEGLSLDLSPTPKLIDAVRERHPDLPIVGFKAETGGDDDDLIATARETLTRVELAFVVANDASVMGAEDSRVLLVTGDDATECEGTKWAVGEAVAAKLAGELA
- a CDS encoding VOC family protein encodes the protein MASIGNITFACDDPETLAEFWAGAVDYELQEAPPELREAIEAEGGDLNAAAAAVDPAGRGPRLFFKKMPRSSPEHIPIHLDLDTEDPDAEIERLTELGATVVETKTETTGPYTETWTVMRDPEGNGFCVQSPHR
- a CDS encoding DUF4040 domain-containing protein produces the protein MTPLEGTLVVFVVITAVATALFRDVLSAIIVFAAYSLGMAILYTFLLAPDVAMTEAAIGAGVTSILLLLTIAKTSRPASDDLFEEIHLPGLIAVGALALVLLSTIPEVPAVGDPAAPVWSNPEVTQYYIQNTWADTGVQNAVTAVLAAYRGFDTFGEAVVVFAAGIATLLVLNREAFA
- a CDS encoding monovalent cation/H+ antiporter subunit E: MSDRDGSEGSGHERLLVPISNSVTARQTVDHAVSACLETGGELHLAFALAYEADVPEGTASAEEARRLLARAEAWAAEASDDTLTVETALLGADEYLFGPRDYAEAIEAYVEERGIDRVILDPEYRPGATAPMLQPLEGQLTAAGVEWSEAPVERSARHARFLGPGGRSRFVGLFAVSYLFYLILGDPTYPFDLITGAASATIVAVTLSQVTFSTPLHPTRTPARVLRGMVYVPYLLFEIVKANLAISLVILRPSMPIDPKLTRVNAAVRSGLPLMTLANSITLTPGTLTVRANDQRLVVHTLIAEAREDLFDGGLERAVRFVFYGREAATIATPRERGDTEILQGDDR
- a CDS encoding cation:proton antiporter; protein product: MVVSEIFLFAAALFVVLAIAMFYRAVAGPTVQDRVLAVNVLGTNTVVILALLAAGLDQPWFLDVALIYALLNFLMAVAISKFTVERGGVL
- a CDS encoding MnhB domain-containing protein codes for the protein MSRGDGYDDTYVESQVILTAVKLVAPFVLTYGLFLSLHGADTPGGSFQGGAIIGVTVLMLAFAFGIEPTREWLRNSVVTGLVAGGVVIFLGVGIVTMALGGAFLEYRLFETVVGIPDGTKWGMEAIEVGGIALIVAGVFIGLFFVTAAGLDRGGDGA
- a CDS encoding alpha/beta fold hydrolase — encoded protein: MAYIETADGVPLYYDERGEGETVVLVHGWSCDSEFWWQKNADALAADHHLVTYDLRGHGLSGKTDDGHSMSGYAADLEFLMEELDLSDVTLVGWSMGVPVILTYLEEVGDERVLALGLIDQTPKFFTDDEWEFGLMGEFSEEGMEGLADGIEADRAETAKPVIQAFFGEPRSDEELAEMYARTTLTPSSVAASLLRDFFPMDFREQLAELALPTLLCYGEQSVVFPGPLGEWMHEQIPDSELVLFDESGHSPFWEEPEKFNESLSGFVRGVAEREAVNAD
- a CDS encoding translation initiation factor eIF-1A, which codes for MSEESPSTELRLPTDTQQFALVTEIRDGGHARLRCADRIERTGKVPVRLRNRVWIREGDLVLVEPWGWESEKAEIVWRYTDRNAERLRSDGHVSL
- a CDS encoding WD40/YVTN/BNR-like repeat-containing protein → MNTDRRTFIKLTGIAAASTTLAGQAVATGADWADVPTPTDATLSGVVGTREGPYAVGEGGLVLVRRTTGWEAVLETGPTTDANELNDVAATDDGRHVWFCGGSGVVGRYDTLRNEVTDYSGPSPEDEEGEKTSTWTALAAAGPAGEERVVLANGSGEVLPGDVTEDGGVDWGTVVEPGAGTTINGVSFLSRDEGFVCDSEGAVYETTDGGASWEGVGVQSAEEELQDLAVVDQDDVSVVASNGFVYEYDGTVWRDYDVGSETVFAVSRDGEDGLAVGASGYMYERTVSDDEADWERIDQPSEGDLFGVDLDTVGEFPDAAVGTGGTAVERGDYTALPQRLRLTKDVPASVDYELELVEGCEVEVETGEDDATVDECTVTGTLGNGDEHVFDLAGRIVDFDVTGGPLPQTNAEFGDDDFELFDVSPLRLADRTWNEVDSPVQSALYGVAAGAVPVAAGEEGRILRREDGDWFVVREDGPSGGSNPLNDAAATEDGDAVWVAGGSGAIGRYDVGEDELADYTAPEVEGSDGDVEEKTSTWGAVAVGGDAGEERIVLLNGSGEALPGEYTGDDVEWGQVVEPGGGSSIAGASFLPGSDTVYASDTNSEVFRSDDAGENWETIGVSGGSVAMNDVAAEESDDVTAAGGDGSVFRFNGAVWTKLDAGEEALSGIDRGRDRGVAAGGSGTTVSWTLYGWDEDGTPTAADLQDVVIAGTALDVAVGEDGAILERGRR
- the mnhG gene encoding monovalent cation/H(+) antiporter subunit G produces the protein MIETLRFWAIIILLVGGLFFTFVSAVGVLRLPDVYARAHTASQTDTLGAGLALAAVALALGWQHATVYTVLLLFFVFITNPTAAHAIARAASESGIEPWTPEGESRTDGGEKR